The stretch of DNA TCTTTTGGACAAGTTTACATTAATTTGTTGCATTACCTTAATTGTGTTGTAAGTGtgttttgtattgtatattgtgCAATATGTTGATGGATGGTTTATAAATTTTACTGTAACATTAATTCCATAACCAGATCCAGAATTGTTAAAACACATAACTATAATAATGGATGGTGAGTATGGTTTAGAAGATCATTGAAAAGGAGGGAGGTAAAATATCTAAGGTTTCTGATCTAAATGTATATAATCtgcatattaaaataatttttaaaaatcataaaaaataattaaattgtggaTATAGTTTAGAATTACTGatgcaataattttttttattgtaataattgTTAGGGCAGCAAATTATACACCAACAAAATTGTGAATTGTGCTGATTTTGTTCAACAAATTTATTTGTGTGACAAACCCTTACTCATATTGAGCTTTGTGAAAACTAGTGGAATACTAGATAACCACTACAAATTAAACTGACatgtctgcatattttttttctgtgtgtttgttttatacttttggTAACTGGTGTTtgacattttaacttttaaagttgttttatttgtttctgtcAGGATTGGGTTCAGATATTCATGAACATATttactaaaattaataaaaatgtatttgcaaaAATACAATGATGCAGTGTTATGACTGTGAACAGTTCtaatgtttgtttaaaatgtagTAATAGTAAATGTATCTTCATATTCAAGGTAAGATGTTTAGTATATGTTCTTTATAGTTTAATACTGACAATGGATAATAAGGGTCCATTTCTGTAAACCTGTATTTTGATAATTATAGAGCCAACAAATAGCCTATAAAAGGTAAAATCAGCTACACACTGAGAAAAATAAGTTATgattttactaaaaacagtacaaagcttgttgctggggctgtacgtTTTATTGAGGTACAAGAGAATATCTTTCATGAAAGTCTTTTttatacccatgttttttgtaccagtaaagataataaagattataaacattatcatcaactgaatatgtgtcaagaacttgatgatgtAAAATtgcctggctttcaaatgaaaaacgtataattaaaattaatattgtttattactacagttatacagaatacagaatgtacctcTTGGcttgttaaatggtacaaatatgtacttcctgctgttagaaaaCATATTGTACTTCAGAGTaaacacatctgaccctctaaagaccaatattataccttttagATTACAACTATGaaaaatgtacctttgagtacaagaaagtacttcctacatcgtacctctgttttttttgtgtgtagtacCAGattaattccaggctttccttaaagtatgAGACTGTAAATAACTTTGGGATGTGCTGTATATTTGTTCTGGCAGTTCTTTAAAATCTCTCTAAAACCTCAGTTTTATATTCATTTTCCAATGTGCACAATATGATGTCAGTATGCATTGTTGCCTCATGTGCAGTGTATCACCCAGGTGGGGTCCATGTTCACTCCTCCTGGTATAATCACTGACCTTAATGGGGCCCAAAACTGACATCCATATGTAAACCAACATAGAAACCATGGACAAAATATTCTAGTTCCCATTTGGGCTACTCATATAGGCTCTAAATGGGCATGATCTCTGGGTATGCTAGCTATGTGTTCTGGTCCAATATTAGttccaaagaagaaaaaaataagcaatggacaatcatttttaaattgtattaaattgtatttgtaatgtattaataattagtGGAGGCAtttcttaacatttttaacaACGTGTATTGGTGGCGTAAGTTCTGTTAGTTGATGTACCCTTATTGTGAAGTGTTTTAGCTCTAGAGGCGCCCCTGACTACGCCCCTTGAATTATGGCCATCAAAAATTAAAAACGAAACTAACAGAAGATCAGCTACACACAGCGTTTAAACTACATGGATTTAGAAGACCCTTTAAATCTGTTTATTCTAGACCAAGGTTAATCTGAATCGGGTCAAATGGGTAAGTAAATTcatttaattcagttcagtttatttcagttatttttatttatacttgGCAGCAGATCACGCACTCATGACGCAGTTGTTTTTCTTCTAGGAATATAGAAACTGTTAGGAAATTTCTTGTGCATATTTACGCTAATAAATCTGAAATGCGTTACTTTAGTGAAGTGTTACTAAGTGCACAGGGATTTTTTAAGTGATTCCAACTCGAGTGTTTTGAGTGTTGAAAATGCTACTGCGTGGTACACACTAAAAAAAGGTACACTTTTCACACTTGTACCCtcacagggtcagatgtgttacctctgaagtacaaagtctttcctaacagcaggaagtaaaGATTTGTactatttaaccagccaaaaggtacaaaataaatattttaactatacatttttcatttgaaagccagacaaggttagtttatcagtttattgacacatattcagttgatatGTTCATAACTTACTGGTACAGAAAACATGGGTACcttttcactgaaaggtactctgaTGTACCTCAAAATAAGGTACAGCCTCAGCTGTAAGCTTTTTACTCTCGTatttacaaatctgtacttattttttagtGTGTATGTGACTAACGGTTTATCATTACACAAGAGTTTGAATGTTTTTCCCAGTGATCTCGTTTCGTGGAGATTAAAGCAGCCTGCGTGTTATTTGAGCATCACGAGCAATACAACACAATGAAACATGACACATATCTGTTGTATGCGCATAAAATCCAAAGTTTACCAATACTTATGTTACATTTTGTTCACTTCGCTTACTGTTTACTCAATGCCCCATTTACTCCCCCAGTATCTTCCGTAAACTCTGTGCTTATATCACTAGTGCACGCCAGCATCAGGGGGTACAAATTATACCAGCTATTCAGGCCACCACTATGTGACACAGAAACAGCTTCAATAAAGCTTAATTATACCTTCATCCTTTGCCGTCCAGTTGAGAGGtttcacagtgattcactattaatGCATCTTCCCAATTTTTGACAAATTGTAtatattaattcaattaaataacaATGACCTTTCAACAAATACCTCTGAGGGTGTAGTGTACCCTCAAATGTGTAACATGATGGGTACATGATGGGGAAAGAGGGGTACGACTTCAGGGACAGTTTTGTACCATTTTATTTTTCTGGGATGTATGTTCATTAGTTTTCCGTTGACCTTAGAAAGTAAAGACGCAGTCAAAGGTGTTACAATGGGATACAACATATTTCACGTGATGCCCTTACAGGGCATTCAAAATGAAGGGATTTAACCATCTGATGCTCCAGTTGATACCCTGTGATTAGAGTGTAGGGAACACCGGAATGATAATTGTGAAAACATTTTATCTGGATTTCATCTGAACATTTTGAATAAATAAACTTGATTTTGCAgactataaaaatattattgttaatgtttaatcACTGAGAGTGAATTGACACTCAAAGGTCAGGGTATACAGGTATGCTTTATTGTATCTTATCAGTAAAAGATTAATCCCATGCCAGTTGGCTACTTTTTGTATTTGTGAAATCAGTATTAATAGGAATGGGTATCTTAATATGAACAGAAAATGTTGTATGGAATTTTAGAAGGAAAAAAATACATCTGATCCAGTCACAAATCTAGCTTTAAATACCAAATGCTACAACATTCTTGTGTTGAAATAAGGAGAAATAATAAGAGAGTTTTTGAGCAGTTTGGTTATGACGGCCTACTTTGTGGTGGAGATTGGACAGAGTTTAAGTCAAGCCACCCAGTCATTGTAATAAAAAATAGGTTTGTTGGGAAGTGAAAGGACAAAGAGACATACGTAAAGTGTCAGGGCTTACAGAAAAAGCATAGACAATACAATACATATGATGGAAGATAACAGAGCTCTCCCCCTCTCTTCTAGGTGGGGCAGAACATTCTAGTATAATCCACACATGGTGTTGTCATCCACTTAATTCTAATTTATCAAAAAAGAAGATAAGGTAATCTTTTATTTTAGGCTTTTCAGAGTTTGTCCTGTTCTTGCCTTGCAAAGAGAAAGTGAAGCTTGCAAGCATACGGAATATATCTTAAACAGAGAAGTGAATCTTATGACCATGCAGGATTCTTCAAACTAGAGAAAGCATCTAATTCTGCTTATgttgacagacagacatacattggttttaaacatatttatatgtagTAATCATACAAAACAAGATTAATAGTGTCCAATGTTTTAAGTGGAATTATCCCACAACTgttgtttttcacttttagtaaagatcattaaaatgtaaaaatgcagatAAAGTTtttaatcaagcataacattgtgACCATCCCGATTTCTGTAGCCATTTTTCAGCACCattgagcatataggagcacttcttctgtagttctataattaaagtttttttcaaACCCAATATTTTCTAAACTCATTTATGCATGTTTGTATTTCTATAATCAGTACTTAATAGTCGCTAATAGTTAGGGccccaaataatatctgctctgtggtggtcatgTGTCGTCCTGACTTTTAAAGAACATGATAAAAAGAAGAATAGTAAtatatgcagactacagtctgtaattatattaAAACAAGCATGCAAAAATAGATAATGGGTTTAGAAACAAGTAGacagtcataatgttatgcttgatcagtgtacatTCCTGCACTTAATGCCTACGACCCATTCCAACAAAAACGTAGAGCAGTAAAGCAATTACCCCTTTGTAATGTTGCAATTCTAttttataaaaactaaaatatgttttGATATTAAGTCTACAAGGCAGAGAAGTGTTTCTGGTGTTAAAATGTGCCAGAATAGAGGGTCATTGCCTtcgtaaaatacatttttaaattcttcacACCTTTTTTATGGGACTGTCCAGCACTTGTACGCTTGTGATTGTGCATTGTCTtgtaaaactttgaaaaatatgttACTCTGAAGGctgcatatgttgctctaaggtCTTGATATTCTATACTGCAGTAATAGTATATCACAGAGGTGTACTGACACAACATCATGTCATAACAGACACTGACTTTTTGCAGATAACAGTTTGGACCACCTGTGTAGTTCTTGATGTAGTGCCACCTGAGTAACCACCGGTTATTCATCTTAGGCTTGTGCCCTTTCCCTTTATAATCTATAACCCCTTCTGAATGATTTAATGATATGTGCTGTAAAAGGGGGAAATATGcaggtatttcttttttttcaaacatttttatacatttcttgttCATTTGTTAACAAACTGGAGCTTCTTTGTCCATCAAAATTAGGCTTTCTGGAGTCttcttttgtaccaaatcatgattacagttcagaaatagatttttttgtttatttgttcagaAACCAGTTAATAATTTTGGGAATATTTCTCAACATTTCAGTACTCTTCTCTCTTCTTCCTTCATGTGTTTATCTAACTATCACTTGCCATTTACTTTGTAGAGCTTAGAGCTGTGGTGTTTGGAGGGAAGTTTTCTGGGAAGACTTCACTGATCAATGCTGTGTTCGACCAGGATTTGCTTCAGAATCAGAAGAGGACTGCTCAATGTCAGAAACATCAGGGAAATGTGCTCGGAAGAGAACTGACCTTAGTCGACACTCCAGGCTGGTGGAAGCATTTTCCACTAAGTGATACAGCAACCTTTCTAAAACAGGAGCTTATTCAAGGAGTTTCTCTGGTCAATCCAGGACCCCATGCCATTCTGCTGGTCATCGAGATTGATATTCCATTCACAGAGAAGCACAGGAAAGCTGCAGAGGATCACCTTGGACTTCTTGGTGACCAGATCTGGAAATATGCTCTTGTTGTGTTCACAAGAAGCCATTCTCTGAAGAAGAGAACTATAGAGGAGCACATTAAAAAAGAGGGGAAAGCTCTTCAGAGGCTAATTAAAAAATGTGGGAACAGATATTGTGAATTTAACTGTAGAGTCCCAAATAACACTTCTCAAGTCAAACAGATGCTGGAAATGATTGATAACATAGTACAAAGCAACAGTAGTGGTTACTTTGAAATTGAGGCTAAAAGATTGGAGGATGCTGCAGAGCGGAAGAAAACAGTGAAGACCAAAGCAAAATCCAGGAAATCAAAAGTACAAGAACAAAGAAGAGAGCCTGACGGTAAGTTATTATAGTTTTTAGCTGTTTCCAGAGTATATACTCCACTTGGTTCTTCtctttaaaattttgttttatttccctCAGAGCTAAGAATTGCATTGCTGGGTTGGGTGATTGCTGGAAAGAGTTCAGCTGGGAACACCATCCTGAACAAACAAGTGTTTGTAACTGGTCAAAGTACAGTGAATTGTAAAACGGTACATGGAGTAGTGGATGGAAGACCTGTAACTGTGCTCGATACACCAAGCTGGTTTAAGTACTTTCCTTCTCAGTACTCTCCAGCATGGATAAAGTCAGAAATTCTAAAAAATCAGACCCTTACCTCTCCTCACTGCATCCTTCTCGTGATTCCTGGAGACACTTCATTCAAGGAGGAACAGAAAAAAGTCATTGAAGAGAATATGAGCTTTCTTGGAGAGCAAGTTTGGAGACACACCATTGTCCTTTTCACATGGGGTGACATACTTGGAGATCTGCCCATAGAAGAGCACATCGAGAGTGAAGGTGAAGCCCTCCAATGGGTGATAGATAAATGTGAGAACAGATATCACGTCTTCAACAATGAAGAAAGAGGAAACCGTGCTCAGGTTACAGAGCTTCTGCAGAAGATTGATGAGATGATGACTAGAAACAGTTTCTTCCAGCCAAGTACCGAGATGTCAGGTAGGATTCCAGCACAAGATGAAGTGAACACACAGTCAGAAGCAAGCAGTGATAATAGGGATTTACAGGACATTGTGCAATATGTTGTTGAAGAATGGAGGAGAAGAGACAAGAAGCTTcttgaaagggttacaaaagtggAAAAGGACAGTAATGCAGGACTCCCTAAAAGTGACAGAAGTTTGAATATTCCTCCAAATTGTGAGTTATTTCATAATACTCAGGTACAGTGtttaattgttaaatatttaaattgttaaaatagttCTACATTGGACTTTTCTTGCAGTAAGTGAGACATCTTCAAACACTAAACCAGAGGACAGCATTGAGAAGCAAGAGCCTGAAACAGACCCAGAGTCATGTAGTGAGTACATCAACCTCTTTATTGCATTAAGGTTTCTGTAATTAACTTGTAATTAACTTTTGTATTCATAATAAAAGAAATCATGTTGTACGCAATGTTTATGTGCTCTGAGTGGTGTACATCTATGTGTGGGTACAGATCTAGATGAGACAAAACGACCCTTGGAAATCAAGGAATACATAAAGGATATGCTGGATCGAGAGTGGAGCAGACGAGAGGAGGCATTAATGGGAAGAGTTCTGGAAATGTTGAGTGAGCCCAGATGTGGTGAGTAGCATACTACTGTAAATAcacctctgaaaaaaataaagaaatgttttgaaaacaTCTTAGTGTCTTGAGATCACTGTAAATGATATCAACTCTTTCATCGTCCAAGAACTGCTTGCATACTCTCTCCATCTGAGGCTGGGCGTTGTCATGAACCAGTAGGAACCCAGGACCCACTGTACCAGTGTAGAGTTTGATAATGGGTCCAAAGATTTCACCTCTATATCTAACAGCAGTAATGGTGTCATTGTCTAGCTTGTAGATCGTCCCTAGACGATCACTGACCCACCAACAAACTGGTCATGCTGAATAATATTGTGAAAAGGACAGAGAAATAGTCAATTTTGGTGTTTTATGGCAAATGACAAGCAAATTATGATGTGCTGGGCAGTAAGCACATGGTCCACTGCAAGTTTAATCACATCTCCTCCTTTGCAAAGCACAGCAAAACGTCTGGCAAAGGCACATATTAATGTGTCATCCTACAGGAGTTGGACTACCTGTGCAACCTCTGTAGGTATGAAACCATGCACCATTGTACTAGTAGTGAAACTTACCCTAGCCAATTAGTGAAAATCTCTCAGAAAAGACAAGGCAGGGCATAATGTCAGCACATCCCTGTTTTGAGGGTTGTCTCATTGTTGCTCCTCAAGTGCACCTGTTGTTAATTTTATTAACACCAAAGGAGCTGAAACtgattaaccccccccccccccccccccggtacCTAACTGACCTTtagttcagtttagaagttaaaCTGGGATGATGCTGTACTCTAATGAATAAGTGTTCTTAAATTTTGTGAGCAGTGtatataaacagataaacaaatataaacagatTATATCAAATTCAGATGTCATTATTTGTGTTATGTGAGCCACAAATAAATCTCATATGCAGCCCAAATGTGTTTTTCTGAGAATTAAattatgaattaataaattatgaACTGGATCTTGTGTAATCACAAATATCATTAATAGTTAACTTTGTCATGTGCTCAGTTCTGTATAGATAATACAATAGGAAGAAAACCTGTGATTATAATTTGTAGTTGTTTACTTGTGTGTTGGTCTGTTTCTACAGATTCTACACATTCAGAGCCAACCGAACATGACAAAGAAAAATCAAACCTGAAAGTCACAGACTGGTTACAAAATCATTCTCTCGGATACAATTCAGCTTCATGCAGTAATCAATCAGACACTTGAGGTTTTGTCACATGATTTTTCAGTTTATGCACTACTGCAGCTACAAAATAATCAATTCTGCTGCAATTTGGGTTTATGATGTTTTAGAATAAAGAATATACGGATGAACCATTCAAAAAGAGGTAAGACATATCCtattaaaagtttgaaaaatgattataaaacattaaataatcatGTAACAGCagcaaaatagatttttttttttaacttttaatcttCTTATGGTATTTTTTATATGTCAAAAGAGTATCTGGACACCCTTTTGTTGCCTTGCAAATACTGTATGGCTTTGTAATATGTAGCTGCACACAAACCAAATAGCATGTGGCATCATTGGGCTATGGAGCAGTTGAACCTTGTATGGAGTGATGATGGATTTTTATCTGCTTCCTTTTGGAATTAAGAGAAGGGAAGCTTGTGATTCAGAACCACACGTATAAAGTTCTAGAGACctataattgagtaaaagtactatATAAGTgactaaagtactaaagtattcaacatttcaGGGATTTTACTACTCAAAAtgactactcaagtactgaaagttaaagtacagtattgtgttatgtagttattgcAGAAAGCAGAGCTAAATGCATAATTTGAACAGTATGGTCTTCTTATAAGACTAGCTTGGTCTCATGTGGCTGAATGCAGTTAAATATCTACAGCACTTATCCAGTGTATAGTGTAAAGCCAGTATTCATTCTGATTGTCTAATTCATTGTCTAAATTTCATATTATACTACACACTCAACTGTTGAATggagtaccatattttttttataaaatgagtGTTTTGTACAATACATATTGTACAATATGTTGATGGATTATTTTTATACAATCTTTTTTTCTGTGCTGAATTAAAttgatatacagaaaaaaaacattgtgttgtGTTGTCTTATTGTATAGGTACACCTGTTTAAATAAAACACAggctgcatttatatatatatatatatatatatatatatatatatatatatatatatataacatgacTGTGCTAATGTCTATAATTAATCTGTTTAACTGACAGCCCATATATACACACGGACAAAAATTTCGGTACCCCtcgtttaataaaagaaaaacccacaatggacACTTAAATGACTTGAATCTGACTAAATAATGTGACCAAAGAGACATTTAATCaaggtagtttttaaaataggtaattttccttttactcaagtagattttgacacaagtaatttacttttctacattgaaaaactccccgttactgagtaaaaaataaaatcatggaTCAGGAGAGCAACACTGCCGAGACTCACTGCCCGAGCATCAGTCTCACAGTCCTTCATCCCCTACTACTCTCCTGAGACTGATATTTCAGAGGTAATTATGTTATTATCTGGTTGTGATTTTGCCAGAAGATGTCAGTGCATGGGGCAGAGCTTATTTTATTAGACTATTGTGGTTTGATCGATTAGTATGTTGAGTTttgtcaaaataataattatttatatggCTATTTAAAGAACAAATCTAAATAACGTATatattaaattcttatatattttctaatatatatataaggatttaatacatacttatttattttaatttgttgatCCACAATGTCTCCGGGAGATCACTGGGCACGTTATTcctcacaaaaatataaacattttaacacaaaatacacagaaatctgtaaaaaaaaaatcattatttggaattatttgtcagattaaaaatgtgtttacagATTTCcatgtattttgtgtcaaaatgtttatatttgtaaggaaacagtgtccagtgatcattacataaaatataataataagtggGGTTTAACTGTTTGGATGACCTGACTTCCTTTCAACTTTATAAGAAAGGCACCAGCAAATACTGTTCAATTTAAGTAAAATTACCCCATGGTTCAAGGAGTGTCCCTATAGTTATGCACATAAAATGTTCTCAATTCATTTAGTTTATATTGTAAATGTTTGTTGTTGCACACAAACATATTTCAATTAAGATTTAATTAGctgcgctttataagagaaagtgtTCAATGCTAATAAAGCATTTCAAGCTTTAAGTTTGATGAAGTGCTTTTCTGATTACCCCTTCAATAGAAACACCAGCACAAATTAAAATATACCACTGCTGTGGGTGCCCTGCCTGGTGTTGGGCCAGTGGTGAACATGGCCCAGAGGAGCGGTGGTTGGCttcccttattttaaattctaaaaggtTGCAACCCTTTAACTGCGCTACGTTATGTGCTTAACCTGTGTCCACAaactgagtttacctttctgaaagtctttgtggtgagagaaatgcctcataatgtttgCTGTGATTATGTTCCGCTGATTTTATCACGCTGAGTTTTGTCCTCCATGGcagcacagctgaacttttttttgtagcctggggtctgtgtgcgcgcggctcgggggaaccggtgttgtATCGAGATATGCTACTCATGCTTTTttaaggcactgcgcatgcgccgaccaacatttgttttgtattttttcatgtttttaatgataattgcttaagtttttattgggaacattaaacaatctgcttgaatgttaaaaagaaacatttacatagcagttaaagcacattaatggcaagttaaaaaataataatgaactgtaaatctataaaaatcatagaaacctatcccacttgttcttgaaaatgttttatggggtggtctggacaaatactgcctgaaaggtccaaattattatgtggaataatagttcatttaaaacattttttttttttacatcaaataattaaaagtaactatgtaacttttactcaaattagTAAAGtagagtacttttttacttttactcaagtagatttttagatgggtacttttacaaATGCCTTCACATCA from Astyanax mexicanus isolate ESR-SI-001 chromosome 11, AstMex3_surface, whole genome shotgun sequence encodes:
- the LOC107197914 gene encoding GTPase IMAP family member 8-like isoform X2, which codes for MELRAVVFGGKFSGKTSLINAVFDQDLLQNQKRTAQCQKHQGNVLGRELTLVDTPGWWKHFPLSDTATFLKQELIQGVSLVNPGPHAILLVIEIDIPFTEKHRKAAEDHLGLLGDQIWKYALVVFTRSHSLKKRTIEEHIKKEGKALQRLIKKCGNRYCEFNCRVPNNTSQVKQMLEMIDNIVQSNSSGYFEIEAKRLEDAAERKKTVKTKAKSRKSKVQEQRREPDELRIALLGWVIAGKSSAGNTILNKQVFVTGQSTVNCKTVHGVVDGRPVTVLDTPSWFKYFPSQYSPAWIKSEILKNQTLTSPHCILLVIPGDTSFKEEQKKVIEENMSFLGEQVWRHTIVLFTWGDILGDLPIEEHIESEGEALQWVIDKCENRYHVFNNEERGNRAQVTELLQKIDEMMTRNSFFQPSTEMSGRIPAQDEVNTQSEASSDNRDLQDIVQYVVEEWRRRDKKLLERVTKVEKDSNAGLPKSDRSLNIPPNLSETSSNTKPEDSIEKQEPETDPESCNLDETKRPLEIKEYIKDMLDREWSRREEALMGRVLEMLSEPRCDSTHSEPTEHDKEKSNLKVTDWLQNHSLGYNSASCSNQSDT
- the LOC107197914 gene encoding GTPase IMAP family member 8-like isoform X3, with translation MELRAVVFGGKFSGKTSLINAVFDQDLLQNQKRTAQCQKHQGNVLGRELTLVDTPGWWKHFPLSDTATFLKQELIQGVSLVNPGPHAILLVIEIDIPFTEKHRKAAEDHLGLLGDQIWKYALVVFTRSHSLKKRTIEEHIKKEGKALQRLIKKCGNRYCEFNCRVPNNTSQVKQMLEMIDNIVQSNSSGYFEIEAKRLEDAAERKKTVKTKAKSRKSKVQEQRREPDELRIALLGWVIAGKSSAGNTILNKQVFVTGQSTVNCKTVHGVVDGRPVTVLDTPSWFKYFPSQYSPAWIKSEILKNQTLTSPHCILLVIPGDTSFKEEQKKVIEENMSFLGEQVWRHTIVLFTWGDILGDLPIEEHIESEGEALQWVIDKCENRYHVFNNEERGNRAQVTELLQKIDEMMTRNSFFQPSTEMSGRIPAQDEVNTQSEASSDNRDLQDIVQYVVEEWRRRDKKLLERVTKVEKDSNAGLPKSDRSLNIPPNLSETSSNTKPEDSIEKQEPETDPESCNLDETKRPLEIKEYIKDMLDREWSRREEALMGRVLEMLSEPRCDSTHSEPTEHDKEKSNLKVTDWLQNHSLGYNSASCSNQSDT